CATCCCCCCTCTCCGGAGCATAGTTGTGAACCAGTGCCGGAAGCAGTGGGGCGTGAATCTGCCTTCGATATCCTCGCTCTCGGAATCGTGGATGCCGAGACGTCCTGCGTGCTTGGTGACTATCAGGTAGACGGAATGGGTGCAGAGTCTCTTGCCGGGTTCTCCCACGAACAGGGCTCCTTCCTCCAGGTCTTGCAGATAGGAATCTCGAACCGTGACCCAGGACCTCAGGACTCGGAGACCTTCCTCGTCCATGAACACCAGCCTGTTCGTCCTCTTTCTCTTCGGTTTGAGGTTTATGCACCCTCGTTCCCAGTCTATGTCGTCGATGTCGATGGATGCCAGTTCCCCCCTCCTGACACCCGTCTTCGCGAGAACGGTGAGGATGGCCTTGTCCCTCGGGCTCAGGACGGAGCTTATCAGCCGTCCCATCTCCTCGGACGATATGACCTTCCTTCTGGACGCGTTCTGAGCGGAGCGGCGGTTCGGAAGGTAGCGCTTTCGAAAAGCGGGTATGGGATTGGCTGGAAGACGTCCCTCGAGTATGAGGAAGTCACAGAAGGAGGAGAGGGCGCTGAGATAGTGATGTGCCGTCGTGGTCGAGACCTTTCGACCCTTCTTCAAGTAGGTCAGGAACTCACGAAGGACGTCGAGGTCCTGAAGGTCGAGAAGATTCTTCCCGCGACGACCGAGGAAGCTCGAAGCGATTCGTACGCATGCCAGATAGTGTCTCTTCGCCTCCCCTCCCAGGTCTCTGAGGGTGAGGTCCTCCTCGAAGGATTCGATGAGGTCGTCCTCTGATGGAATCGAGGATTGAGAGAGACTCAACCCATCCACCTCCATCCCTTTGGAGTTCTCTCTACCAGACCGTATGCCCTCAGACCTTCCAGCTGACCCGCGATTGACTTGACCGCATCCGAGTCTCGTGGCTCGGCTCCCAGCTCTGCGAGGAGATTGTCGTCGGAGACTGCAGTGCCTGCCTTCAAAACCTCAATGAGTCTCTTGTCGTATGTCCTGATGCCCTGGAACTCCTTGTCCGAGAATATCTGTGCCCTGTATCTACGGATCTCCTCCTCCAGGCGGGCTATGAGCGCATTACGAGCCTCTAGATCCTCGGAGATGGTTCGTACCCTCTCCCTGAGCTTCCCCGTCTCACGAACGAGTTCTCCTCGCTTCACGAACGCGGAGTCCTCCCTCTGCTCAACATACTCCCTCACGCATTCCATCACGAACTTGGACAGGCTCGTACCCATCCCCTCTGCGTACTTCGTCCATTGCTCCTTCATCTGGACAGAGGGCAGGTAAACATAGACCGCCCGTTCCTTGATAGTCTCAGTTTTCCCCATGATTATCCGAGACTGGATAGGAGTGCAGGTATTTGATATTTACTGGCAAAAACGCTCGGTTAGATATGTAGCCGAAAATGGGTCTCGCTGGATGCCGATTCTCTGGTTACAGATGTGACCAAGAACGAAGACCCATGTGAAGACTATGTCGAACGAGCTCGTGTCATTTGTTCCCACTGCAACCGATAGACAGAAAAGGGGAGCTCGGAATGGGACTGCGGGGTTGAAATGGAGACGATAGATATCAGAACGTCCTCGAGAACAGAACTCGTTGACATCACCGCCAAGGTCCAGAAGGCAGTCAGGGACTCGGGGATAAGGGAGGGGGTCTGTTTCGTGTACACGCCTCACACGACGGGCGCTGTCACGATAAACGAGAACGCTGACCCGAGCGTGAGAAAGGACATAACCATGGAAATCGACAAGGTGATACCTTTCGAGGACGGGTACTCCCATTCGGAAGGGAATGCAGCCGCCCACATCAAGTCGTCCCTGTTTGGCTGCTCCGCAACGCTCCTCGTGGAAAAGGGCGATCTCGTCCTTGGGACCTGGCAGGGCGTCTTCTTCTGTGAGTTCGATGGCCCAAGGAACAGGCGGGCACACGTCAAGGTCCTCCCCGGATAGCGGTCCCGCAAAGCCCTGGGACACGCCCCTGTCATGTAGGTTTTATAGGGAACCGTGCCTATTCGAATCGAGTGAAAGAAACAAGCTTCGCCGATTTCAGAGTGGATCCCGATTCTCTGCCTTCAGGTTTCGACCTCCTCGGAAGCGGCTCCGTGGGCGGGAAGTCCATAGGCCTATTGTATTCGAAGTCGGCGATCGAGAAACTGGGGGAGGTCATCTGCGACCACCAGGACAGGCTCAGAATACCGCGATCGTGGATTCTGGCAACCAGTGTCTTCGACGACTTCATCGAACTGAACAATGTAAGCGACATGGTCCAGATGAAGTGCGATGACGAAATAGATGTCCCTGAAATGAACAGGGCGATTATCGCGGGGCAGATGCCCAAAGACTGCCTCGAGTTCATAGGGAGCGTTTTGAGGGAGGAGAAAAGACCGCTCGCGGTCAGGTCATCCAGCTTCCTTGAGGACAGTCTGAAGCACTCATTCGCTGGAGTGTACCAGTCCGTCTTCATCCCCAATGATGGCACGATGGCCGAGAGGATCGCGCAGCTGGAAACCGCCATAAAGATCGTCTACGTGTCGACGTTCGGTGACGACGCCAAGGAATACCGGAAGAAGCACAAGATCTCCTGGCAGGACGAGAGGATGGGCGTTCTCATCCAGAGCCTAGTGGGATCACACTATACCGATGGATTGTACTACCCGTTGTTCGCGGGAGTCGCTTTTTCGAGGAACTACTACCCGTGGACGGACAGGATAAGGTCCGAGGATGGTGTCGGCAGATTGGTGCTCGGGCTCGGCACGAGAGCCGTGGGCCGCTACTATGCAAGGGTCTTCTCTCCAACGTTGCCCAGCCTCAGGCCTGAGGGCATGGTCGTTGGCGACATCGTGAAGTATTCACAGGAGATCGCTGACGTTCTCGACTTCAGATCGGGACTGCTCATAGAAGAACAAATCTCCAATCTCAAGGAGGCGAACAACAGGCTTCACATGATATGCTCAGCGCTCTCTCCGGAGGGCTACATCACCGAAGCGAGCGTGCTGCCAGGGAAGGACGCCAGGCTTCTGGCCACGTTCGATGCGATTCTGGGCAGCAATAAACACATGCCCTTCATCCCGCTGATGAAGAGCCTTCTGACAAACCTGGAAAGGCGCTTTGGGATGCCCGTTGACATCGAGTTCGCGGTGAACTTCGAGCCGGATGAGAACGGAGAGGAGAAGGGGATGTTCTACCTGCTGCAGGTCAGACCCCTTGGGGGGAGACCGGAGCACAGGAGGATCAGGATACCGAAGGACGTCCCGCAGGAGAGAGTCATATTCCGGGCGGAGAAGATACTGGGCAACGGCGTACAGAGGGGGCTGAAACACATCGTCTTCATCCCGCACGAGACCTACGAGTTCCAGAAAGGATTCACCCTGGCGCGAGAGATCGGCAGCGTGAACAAGACGCTGGAAGACAAGAACTACATCCTGATAGGTCCCGGCAGGTGGGCCACGCAGAACCCGGAACTAGGAATCCCCGTCCGGTATGCCGAGATCAGCAACGCCTCGGTCATAGTCGAGGTGAGCTACAAGCGCTTCTCGCCCGAGCTCTCGTACGGAACCCACTTCTTCGGAGACATGCTGGCGACGAACACACTCTACATCCCTCTCTGGCTGGAGAAGGGCGGGTACCTGAACGAGAGGATCCTGAAGGAGAGCAAGAATCGTTGGGACTCGGAGAATGTCCGTCTGGTCGAAATCCCTGAAGGCGTTGACGTATACGCCGATGGTGAGTCCCACACGGCGATAGCGGTGATGAGGTGACCGGGATTCCTCCGTCGACGTCCCACTCACATTTATATCTGGGACCCGTTTAGAGATTCAGATGGAGAGAGCTGAGGTCGTGGACGAGAGGCTCTCGAGCGCTCTCGAGGACACATCGCCTGACGGACTGTGGAGCCTGAGCAGCGAGCTGAACGCACTCAAGGCCAGCGCGGCACTCCGAAAGGACAAGAAATCCGCCCAGACCCGAGAGGCGGTCGACGACGCGCTCGACGTCGTGAGGGACTTCCACGAGTTCTCTGTGGAGATGCGCTCGGAGATCGAGTCCAAGGACTACAGCCAGATGGCGAGTATCTTCGACCTGACCGCGATAGGGGCTCTTGCAGCCCAGGATGTCCTGCCAGGCGTGGACGGGCTATCGCTCCCCAAGATCTTGCTCGGGGCTCTGTCCGAGGGCCTGATATTCTTGGGCAGTCGACAATACGTTGCGGGAGCACAGAAGATCGTGAACGCCAGATTGAGGATCCACTCCCACAGGGTGTACGAGAGGCTGTGGGGACTTCCGATGGACTTCAAGAAGCAGTTCATGGAAGAGAACGTGGCGGAGCTTCAGGTATCCATAGACGAGTTCTTCAAAGCGTTCCTGAGAGAAGACGGGGCATCCCCTCCAAAGGTCGCGGTCCTTCTGCAGTTCTACTCCCTGATCCTTGCCATCCAGGTCGAGAAGGTCATGATGACACTGCGATGATCGCTCTGCGTTCCTTGCGGGTTCGAAGAGCTCTCCTTCCCTGGCGGAGTCAGAGGAGCCCGTACAGAAGCACCAGGGATCCCAGAAGGAAGCAGTACACGGAGAAGTAGTGGAGCTTGGCGCCCTTGACGATGTACCACAAGAGCCTTATGGAGACATAGCCGAACAGGAGAGAGGATAGGAAGGCTATCGCCAGGAGGTGGAGGTCGATGACCATCTGGCTACCCATGACCTGGGTGAGCTCGAATGCCGCCGCCCCCAGAATCGCCGGGATGGAGAGGAGAAAGGCATAGCGGGCGGCCAGTTCGCGGTCCATCCCCCTCAGCATGCCGATTGAGATTATCGATCCTGACCTTGAGATGCCCGGAATAATCGAGATGCCCTGCATGATCCCCACAAGAACCGCATCTGAGGACGTCATGAACTCCTTCCGCTTACCTGCCAGCACCGTGACAAGGAGGATTGCCCCTGTCGCAAGGAGGGCAACGCCCACTGCGGTAGGATTCGTGAACAAGGGCTGGACAATATCGCGGAGAGCGAAGCCGATAATCGCCGTCGGGATGCTCCCGAGGATGATGAGCCAAGCGAGGAGAGTTGGCCTTTCGGATGCGAGGATCTCTCGGAAGCCCTGCCCTTCCTTCCTGAGCCTGAATGTCCTAGCCAGGGAGCGGAGTATGTCGACTATGTCCTTCCTGAACGCCACGATGACGACTATCACGGTCGCGACGTGAAGCACAAGGTCGAAGAACACCGGCACGTTGAGTCCGAAATACTCCTGAAGAAGAACGAGATGGCCTGAGCTGCTGACCGGAAGCCACTCTGTGATTCCCTGGACAATGCCCAAGAGCACGGCATGAATAGGTTCCATAGGCCCGAGCTTCGGAGAAGATACTCCGATTTATATGTTTCCCGCTCGTTTTAGGATTGCGCAATAGGACTGCCCGGACCACACTGGATTGATTAATCTCATTTGTGAAAACTCGTACCAAAAAATACTTATCCAGTCGAGTGCGAATATTAATCATGGAGGATGTGGAAAGATTATACCCGAGGAACGTCGAAGGCCACGAGCCCACGGCAAAGAAGTCCGCGATCTCGCTCAAGAGTTCAGCATTCTTTGAGTATCGATGGTACAGGATTCTGGAGGCTCTCCACGATGCCGATGAGGGTATGTCGCTCCAGGGTATTGTCCAGGACTTGAAACGAATGGGGACAGCCCCGAACCAGGCCCTACTTGAGGAAGATCTCCTGAGCCTCGAGGAAGAAGGATACGTCGAGAGCCTCAAGGAGAACGAGTTCCCGCCCGAGAAGAAATACAGGATTACCCCAGTGGGTGAGCAAAAGGTCAAGAGAATGCTCAGGAAGCTGTAGAGCGGGTCGCCCAGGGGTCTAGACGATCTGTTTTCCGCCAAGGCAAATTGAGTTCCTCTGATTTAACAGAAGGAACATTTATATGTTCATCCAGTATCGAACCGTAGCCTATGAGAAAGACAGGTGCGATACTTGCGGCAGTCTTCCTGGCTTGCATGCTTCTGACGGTTCCGGACCATATCTCCGCTAACGCTGTTGGCTCAAGTGATATACTAGTGTTTCCTGCGGACTCTTCAAGTCAAACCGTGGATCTGGGTGAGAGCGCCTCATACAGGTGGATACTCTTCAACAACGGCACGTCGCCTTACTACGTCAATGCGACAGCCGGGACCTTACCAGACGGTTTCTCTGCGACCGTGGAGCCAGGGAAGTTCATTCTCAACCCCGGCAACGACACCCTCGTGGGAGTCTTGTTCAGGTCCCCTCCTGAGACGGATCTGGAAGAGGTCCTGCTCACGTTGAGCGTGGAGGTCTCCGACATCGACACCGGGGACATGGACAGCGAGGATTTCGTCGTCTACATACAGTTGACTGGGAGGACACCTGAGGTGAGCCATTTCGGGAAGATACTCGGGGTCTACGACAACTTCCTCCCTGAACCTCTGGACAACAGGTGGGGAGCCTTTCTCATCACAGTGCTCATTTGGGTGGCGATCGGACTGCTGCTCATCGCGATCGTCCTTCCGACAGCGGGAAGAAGGGCCAAGAAGACGGAGAACGTGATTGACGACACTATAGTGGAGCTCGTCAAAGGCCCCATCTTCGCCATCATCGTCATCATCGGGGCGTTCTCCTCCCTTGGCATACTGGGCCTAGATAAGGACATCACGTCAGTGCTGGAGACTGTCTACGGAGTCCTCAT
This Candidatus Thermoplasmatota archaeon DNA region includes the following protein-coding sequences:
- a CDS encoding tyrosine-type recombinase/integrase, with product MSLSQSSIPSEDDLIESFEEDLTLRDLGGEAKRHYLACVRIASSFLGRRGKNLLDLQDLDVLREFLTYLKKGRKVSTTTAHHYLSALSSFCDFLILEGRLPANPIPAFRKRYLPNRRSAQNASRRKVISSEEMGRLISSVLSPRDKAILTVLAKTGVRRGELASIDIDDIDWERGCINLKPKRKRTNRLVFMDEEGLRVLRSWVTVRDSYLQDLEEGALFVGEPGKRLCTHSVYLIVTKHAGRLGIHDSESEDIEGRFTPHCFRHWFTTMLRRGGM
- a CDS encoding secondary thiamine-phosphate synthase enzyme YjbQ; translated protein: METIDIRTSSRTELVDITAKVQKAVRDSGIREGVCFVYTPHTTGAVTINENADPSVRKDITMEIDKVIPFEDGYSHSEGNAAAHIKSSLFGCSATLLVEKGDLVLGTWQGVFFCEFDGPRNRRAHVKVLPG
- a CDS encoding PEP/pyruvate-binding domain-containing protein — translated: MKETSFADFRVDPDSLPSGFDLLGSGSVGGKSIGLLYSKSAIEKLGEVICDHQDRLRIPRSWILATSVFDDFIELNNVSDMVQMKCDDEIDVPEMNRAIIAGQMPKDCLEFIGSVLREEKRPLAVRSSSFLEDSLKHSFAGVYQSVFIPNDGTMAERIAQLETAIKIVYVSTFGDDAKEYRKKHKISWQDERMGVLIQSLVGSHYTDGLYYPLFAGVAFSRNYYPWTDRIRSEDGVGRLVLGLGTRAVGRYYARVFSPTLPSLRPEGMVVGDIVKYSQEIADVLDFRSGLLIEEQISNLKEANNRLHMICSALSPEGYITEASVLPGKDARLLATFDAILGSNKHMPFIPLMKSLLTNLERRFGMPVDIEFAVNFEPDENGEEKGMFYLLQVRPLGGRPEHRRIRIPKDVPQERVIFRAEKILGNGVQRGLKHIVFIPHETYEFQKGFTLAREIGSVNKTLEDKNYILIGPGRWATQNPELGIPVRYAEISNASVIVEVSYKRFSPELSYGTHFFGDMLATNTLYIPLWLEKGGYLNERILKESKNRWDSENVRLVEIPEGVDVYADGESHTAIAVMR
- a CDS encoding undecaprenyl-diphosphate phosphatase; this encodes MEPIHAVLLGIVQGITEWLPVSSSGHLVLLQEYFGLNVPVFFDLVLHVATVIVVIVAFRKDIVDILRSLARTFRLRKEGQGFREILASERPTLLAWLIILGSIPTAIIGFALRDIVQPLFTNPTAVGVALLATGAILLVTVLAGKRKEFMTSSDAVLVGIMQGISIIPGISRSGSIISIGMLRGMDRELAARYAFLLSIPAILGAAAFELTQVMGSQMVIDLHLLAIAFLSSLLFGYVSIRLLWYIVKGAKLHYFSVYCFLLGSLVLLYGLL
- a CDS encoding helix-turn-helix transcriptional regulator, giving the protein MEDVERLYPRNVEGHEPTAKKSAISLKSSAFFEYRWYRILEALHDADEGMSLQGIVQDLKRMGTAPNQALLEEDLLSLEEEGYVESLKENEFPPEKKYRITPVGEQKVKRMLRKL